One window of the Etheostoma spectabile isolate EspeVRDwgs_2016 chromosome 16, UIUC_Espe_1.0, whole genome shotgun sequence genome contains the following:
- the LOC116704324 gene encoding bile salt-activated lipase-like yields MDKLKTLFAAVLSLGMAAEASLGVVQTEGGSVQGQNIPLGLYRSVDVFKGIPFAAKPGTFEKPKPHPGWNGILKATKFAQRCLQMSMLQTTSFGSEDCLYLNIWVPHGQKVSSNLPVMIWLYGGGFFVGGSMGPNFLNNYLYSGQEIADKGNVIVVSVGYRVGTLGFLSTGDSRLPGNYGLWDQHAAIAWVNRNIRSFGGDPDNITIFGESAGGAGVSFQTLSPHSKGLFKRAISQSGVAFCPWALNRNPRKVAEEVCHSVGCPTDDRMAACLKSLDVEEFSLSGHFSISGTPPAVASYPGVKNLSLSPVVDGDFLPDQPGNLFHNAAEIDYLAGVNNMDGYLFTSKDIPSLGDKNQDTLVEDIKRLLAAYTKETGQAGLEIAFAEYSSNWGSTPTQTTIKTAAVDIGTDYLFLVPTQTAIVQHAANAKSGRTYSYLLSEPSLLAGPGKPYHDWVGADHADDLQYVFGKPFTTPKAYGGRQRDLSGYIIAYWTNFARTGNPNKGNLKVPVTWPEFTSTGQQFLDINAKMNASSIGQEMRQRFVHLWTSTLPSLPSHAQ; encoded by the exons ATGGACAAACTAAAGACTCTGTTTGCTGCTGTCCTGTCTCTGGGAATGGCCGCAGAAGCCTCT CTGGGCGTTGTGCAGACAGAAGGTGGCAGTGTTCAGGGCCAGAATATCCCCCTCGGTCTTTACCGCTCTGTAGATGTTTTCAAAGGAATTCCCTTTGCTGCCAAACCTGGAACATTTGAGAAACCCAAACCTCACCCTGGCTGGAATG GTATATTGAAGGCAACAAAGTTTGCTCAGAGATGTCTTCAGATGAGCATGCTCCAGACTACAAGTTTTGGTAGTGAAGACTGCCTCTACCTCAACATCTGGGTTCCTCATGGCCAAAAGG TGTCATCAAATCTCCCCGTCATGATTTGGTTGTACGGAGGAGGCTTCTTTGTCGGTGGTTCTATGGGGCCAAATTTTCTCAACAATTATCTGTACAGCGGTCAGGAAATTGCAGACAAGGGCAATGTTATTGTGGTGTCTGTGGGATACCGTGTGGGAACCCTGGGCTTCCTCAGTACAGGGGACTCTCGCTTACCTG GAAACTACGGCCTTTGGGACCAGCATGCCGCCATCGCCTGGGTGAACAGGAACATCCGCTCGTTTGGAGGAGACCCGGACAACATCACCATCTTTGGAGAGTCTGCTGGTGGAGCTGGTGTCAGCTTCCAG ACTCTCTCCCCCCACAGCAAAGGGCTGTTCAAGAGAGCCATCTCCCAGAGCGGGGTTGCCTTCTGCCCCTGGGCACTGAACAGGAACCCACGCAAGGTGGCAGAGGAGGTATGTCATT CTGTCGGCTGCCCCACTGATGACAGGATGGCGGCCTGCCTGAAATCACTGGATGT tgaggagtt cagtCTCTCAGGGCACTTTTCCATCTCAGGGACCCCTCCTGCTGTTGCGAGTT ATCCCGGTGTGAAaaacctgtctctgtctcctgttGTTGATGGAGACTTCCTCCCTGATCAGCCTGGCAACTTGTTTCACAACGCCGCTGAAATTGATTACCTTGCAGGGGTTAACAACATGGATGGATATCTGTTCACCTCGAAGGACATTCCTTCCCTTGGTGACAAGAATCAAGACACTCTAGT AGAAGACATAAAGAGGCTCCTTGCTGCATACACCAAAGAGACGGGGCAAGCTGGTTTGGAGATTGCCTTTGCTGAATACTCGTCCAACTGGGGATCAACACCCACCCAGACCACCATTAAGACAGCTGCTGTGGATATTGGGACTGACTACCTCTTCCTGGTTCCTACACAGACTGCCATCGTCCAGCATGCAGCTAATGCCAA ATCTGGCCGTACCTACTCCTACCTGCTGTCTGAGCCCAGTTTATTGGCTGGACCAGGCAAACCCTACCACGACTGGGTGGGAGCCGATCACGCTGATGACCTGCAGTACGTGTTTGGCAAACCCTTTACCACACCAAAGGCTTATGggggcagacagagagaccTGTCTGGCTATATCATTGCCTACTGGACTAACTTTGCCAGAACTGG aaacccaaacaAAGGAAACCTAAAGGTGCCTGTGACTTGGCCTGAATTCACCAGCACTGGACAGCAGTTCCTGGACATCAATGCTAAGATGAATGCAAGCTCCATTGGACAGGAAATGAGGCAGCGTTTTGTCCACCTTTGGACCAGCACCCTTCCCAGCCTCCCATCACATGCTCAGTGA